A window of the Salvelinus sp. IW2-2015 linkage group LG3, ASM291031v2, whole genome shotgun sequence genome harbors these coding sequences:
- the klc4 gene encoding kinesin light chain 4 gives MSMMVYPRRQEKLEKLSQEEIISNTKLVIQGLEALKNEHNSFLHSLLETIKCLKKDEEANLVQEKSSLLRKSVEMIELGLGEAQVMMALSNHLNAAESEKQKLRTQVRRLCQENQWLRDELANTQQKLQKCEQSVAQLEEEKKHLEFMNQLKKYDKYTVSV, from the exons ATGTCCATGATGGTGTACCCGAGGAGGCAAGAGAAGCTGGAGAAACTGTCCCAGGAAGAGATCATCTCCAACACCAAGCTGGTAATCCAGGGCCTGGAGGCGCTGAAGAATGAGCACAACTCATTCCTGCACAGCCTGCTGGAGACCATCAAGTGCCTGAAGAAAGATGAGGAGGCCAACCTGGTGCAAGAGAAGTCCAGCCTGCTGCGCAAGTCTGTGGAGATGATTGAGCTGGGCCTGGGAGAAGCACAG GTGATGATGGCCCTGTCTAACCATCTGAACGCGGCGGAGTCTGAGAAGCAGAAGTTGCGAACCCAGGTGCGTCGGCTATGCCAGGAGAACCAGTGGCTCAGGGACGAGCTGGCCAACACCCAGCAGAAACTGCAGAAGTGCGAGCAAAGCGTGGctcagctggaggaggagaagaagcacCTGGAGTTCATGAACCAGCTCAAGAAGTACGACAAGTACACCGTAAGTGTCTAA